A region of Rhinoraja longicauda isolate Sanriku21f chromosome 31, sRhiLon1.1, whole genome shotgun sequence DNA encodes the following proteins:
- the LOC144608256 gene encoding chloride intracellular channel protein 4-like produces the protein MAEEAKIELFIKSSDDGESIGNCPFSQRLFMILWLKRVNFTINTVDMKRNPDVLRDIAPGSQLPFLIYNSELKTDNNKIEEFLEEVLAPPKYPKLDVKYKESRNAGENIFQKFSAYIKNPHLDKNNALEKMFLKALLKLELYLNTPLADEDTPSPSTRLFLDGNDLTLADCNLLPKLHIVQVVCRHYRNFTIPNQLTGLCRYLKNAEKREEYVNTCPNEEEIKLAYKHVAKTLV, from the exons ATGGCCGAGGAAGCCAAGATCGAGCTGTTTATCAAG TCCAGTGACGATGGTGAGAGCATTGGGAACTGCCCATTCTCCCAGCGCCTGTTCATGATCCTCTGGCTGAAGCGGGTCAACTTCACCATCAACACGGTAGACATGAAGAG GAACCCAGATGTGCTGAGAGACATTGCCCCGGGCAGTCAGCTGCCCTTTCTAATCTACAACAGCGAACTCAAGACGGACAACAACAAGATCGAGGAGTTTCTGGAGGAGGTTCTCGCCCCTCCCAA GTATCCGAAACTGGATGTCAAATACAAGGAGTCAAGGAATGCCGGCGAAAACATTTTCCAGAAGTTCTCAGCTTACATTAAGAACCCACATCTTGATAAGAACAACG CATTGGAGAAGATGTTTCTGAAAGCACTTTTGAAGCTGGAGCTGTACCTGAACACACCTCTGGCAGatgaagacaccccctccccttcaacaAGGCTATTCCTGGATGGCAATGATCTAACCCTCGCGGACTGCAATCTCCTTCCCAAACTGCACATTGTCCAG GTTGTCTGCAGGCATTATCGCAACTTTACGATCCCGAACCAACTGACAGGCCTGTGTAGGTATCTGAAAAACGCAGAAAAACGTGAAGAGTATGTGAACACTTGCCCCAATGAAGAGGAGATTAAACTGGCCTATAAACACGTTGCTAAAACATTGGTATAG
- the paxx gene encoding protein PAXX: MDNQEVPASVRSLHIHRHSQSNQRYLCYTRVSPRTFDLCVTNIADVWSTAFSQEKLEEHKSMYGMKTSEEYHTRTKEAFRQDAITLTVVGHTTILRLSQDALGLSFDLYKLPAAEAKVELQSVVFHLVDHVHHLEKQVTALEDADVSSPGKRMPFVHRLFQAVDLDSKMKSTDPGSSPVARKRLLAGESLINPGRKRTKVPTGVSFEDNNLEDNSQ, encoded by the exons ATGGACAATCAGGAGGTCCCTGCCTCTGTCCGATCTCTTCACATCCACAGGCACTCTCAGAGCAACCAGAGATACCTCTGTTACACCCGCGTTAGTCCACGTACCTTCGATCTCTG TGTCACCAACATCGCGGATGTCTGGAGCACAGCCTTCAGTCAAGAAAAGCTGGAGGAGCAC AAATCTATGTATGGGATGAAAACCTCTGAAGAATACCATACCAGAACCAA GGAGGCGTTCCGCCAGGATGCGATCACCCTCACTGTCGTGGGCCACACGACGATCCTCAGACTGAGCCAGGATGCCCTGGGCCTGTCCTTCGACCTGTACAAGCTGCCCGCAGCAGAGGCCAAGGTGGAGCTACAGTCCGTGGTCTTTCACCTGGTGGATCATGTCCATCACCTGGAGAAGCAGGTCACAG CGCTGGAAGATGCCGACGTCTCGAGCCCGGGGAAAAGGATGCCCTTCGTACACAGATTGTTCCAAGCAG TGGACTTAGATTCCAAGATGAAGAGTACTGATCCTGGATCTTCTCCAGTGGCCAGGAAGAGACTACTTGCAGGAGAGTCCCTGATAAACCCAGGTCGGAAGAG AACCAAGGTCCCCACTGGAGTGAGCTTCGAGGACAACAACCTAGAGGACAACAGTCAGTGA